In Hevea brasiliensis isolate MT/VB/25A 57/8 chromosome 13, ASM3005281v1, whole genome shotgun sequence, a single genomic region encodes these proteins:
- the LOC131171838 gene encoding putative pentatricopeptide repeat-containing protein At1g12700, mitochondrial, protein MIMSARRIFTTTERFFRFQLQTEMGIIQSPSLLFTNYFHSSASTHNPKDAKSQRFLRSKFNSSSFRDVDDALAFFNHIILLRPLPSIVQFCRFLSALVGMKQYHTVISLSRTIESLGISHDIYSLSILIDCFCRLHLVNFGFSILGKIIKFGLEPNTVTFTTLIKGLCIDGKINGAVDFFNDMVAGGYQPDVHTYNVIVNALCKCGKTNVAIELLKGMVERGCEPDVVTYNAIVDALCKDKLVIEALDLFSQMRNKCISPNVVTYTCLIQGLCNLGKWNQALALLKEMAGQNISPNIITFSILIDNLCKEGLVSKAQEIMKIMIQQGVKPDVVTYNSLMDGFCLCNQMDEATKLFDHMVSSGIADVFSYNILINGYCKSKRIDEATKLLDEMIKTSLVPNFVTYTTLIKGLWEAGRPENALEVFKSMCSHGQQPDKVTFSIILDGLCKQGYLDEALTLFKAMEKSRLKVNCVSYSILINGMCRAGRLTDAKELFSRLFEKGLQPDVYTYSIIIKGLCNEGLLDEAYKVFRGMEECGCLPDGCCYNVIIQGFLRHKDIPEATLLIDEMVDKGFSADATTFELVTHLLRNDNLILTKLRNRSKCSKGANFK, encoded by the coding sequence ATGATAATGTCGGCGCGGAGGATTTTCACAACTACTGAGAGGTTCTTCCGCTTTCAACTGCAAACGGAAATGGGTATCATTCAATCTCCATCCTTATTATTTACCAATTACTTCCATTCTTCTGCTTCCACGCATAATCCtaaagatgcaaaatctcaacgtTTCTTGAGATCTAAGTTCAATTCTTCTTCTTTTAGGGACGTTGATGATGCCTTAGCTTTCTTTAATCATATCATTCTTTTGCGTCCTCTGCCTTCTATTGTTCAATTTTGTCGATTTTTATCTGCTCTTGTGGGAATGAAACAATATCACACGGTTATTTCTTTGTCCAGAACAATTGAGTCTCTAGGAATCTCACACGATATTTACTCTCTTTCTATATTGATTGACTGTTTCTGCCGCTTACACCTTGTGAATTTTGGCTTCTCAATTCTggggaaaattatcaaatttggatTGGAGCCCAATACTGTGACATTTACTACCTTAATTAAAGGGCTCTGTATAGATGGTAAAATCAATGGAGCAGTAGATTTTTTCAATGATATGGTTGCTGGAGGTTATCAACCTGATGTTCATACCTACAATGTGATAGTAAATGCTCTTTGTAAATGTGGGAAAACAAATGTGGCTATTGAGTTGCTAAAGGGaatggttgagagaggttgtgAGCCAGATGTTGTGACATACAATGCAATTGTGGACGCTCTTTGCAAGGATAAGCTAGTTATTGAGGCTTTAGACCTCTTCTCTCAAATGAGGAATAAATGTATTTCACCTAATGTTGTCACTTACACCTGCTTAATTCAAGGTCTTTGCAATTTAGGCAAATGGAATcaagctttggccttgttgaaaGAAATGGCGGGGCAAAACATATCACCAAACATTATTACCTTCAGTATATTGATTGACAATCTTTGCAAGGAAGGACTGGTTTCAAAAGctcaagaaataatgaaaataatgatcCAACAAGGGGTGAAGCCTGATGTTGTCACTTACAATTCTTTGATGGACGGATTTTGTCTGTGTAACCAAATGGATGAAGCTACAAAATTATTTGATCATATGGTAAGCAGTGGCATAGCTGATGTCTTTAGCTACAACATCTTGATTAATGGATACTGCAAGAGCAAAAGGATAGATGAAGCAACAAAACTTTTGGATGAAATGATTAAAACTAGTTTAGTTCCCAACTTTGTTACTTATACTACTCTTATTAAGGGATTGTGGGAAGCTGGGCGACCTGAAAATGCACTTGAGGTTTTCAAGAGCATGTGTTCTCATGGTCAGCAGCCAGATAAAGTGACTTTTTCAATCATTCTTGATGGCTTGTGCAAACAAGGGTATCTTGATGAGGCACTCACACTATTTAAAGCGATGGAAAAAAGTCGGTTGAAGGTTAATTGTGTGAGCTATAGCATTTTGATTAATGGTATGTGTAGAGCTGGGAGGCTTACTGATGCCAAGGAATTGTTTTCTAGGCTTTTTGAAAAAGGTTTACAACCTGATGTTTATACATATAGTATAATAATAAAAGGACTTTGCAATGAAGGTTTACTAGATGAAGCATACAAAGTCTTTAGAGGAATGGAAGAGTGTGGATGTTTACCGGATGGTTGCTGTTATAATGTGATTATTCAAGGGTTTCTCAGGCATAAAGATATACCAGAGGCAACACTACTTATTGATGAAATGGTTGATAAAGGATTCTCTGCAGATGCCACCACCTTTGAATTGGTAACACATTTATTGCGCAATGACAATCTCATTCTGACAAAACTACGAAATCGTTCCAAATGTTCTAAAGGTGCAAATTTTAAGTGA
- the LOC131171839 gene encoding putative pentatricopeptide repeat-containing protein At1g12700, mitochondrial: MKQYHTVISLCRTIESLGISHSVYSLSILINCFCRLHLVNFGFSILGKFIKFGLEPNTVTFTTLINGLCIDGKINGAVDLFNDMVSGGYQPNVHTYNVIVNALCKSGKTNVAIKLLKGMGERGCEPDVVTYNAIMDALCKDKLIIEALNLFSQMRNKCISPSVITYNCLIQGICNLGKWNQALALLKEMAGQNISPSIFTFTILIDTLCKEGLVSKAQEIMKIMIQQGVKPDVVTYNSLMDGFCLCNQMDEATKLFDQMVSGGIADVRSYNILINGYCKSRKIDEATKLFDEMLKTSVVPNTVTYTTFIKGLWEAGRPGNALEVFKSMCSYGQQPNVITFSTILNGLCKQGNLDEALTLFKAMEKSRLKVNCVSYNILINGMCRAGRLTDAKELFSRLFEKGLQPDVYTYSIIIKGLCNEGLLDEAYKVFRGMEECGCLPNDCCYNVIIQGFLRHKDIPEATLLIDEMVDKGFSADATTFELVIHLLRNDDLILTKLRNHSKCSKGANFK; this comes from the coding sequence ATGAAACAATATCACACGGTCATCTCTTTGTGCAGAACAATTGAGTCTCTAGGAATCTCTCACAGTGTTTATTCTCTTTCTATATTGATTAACTGTTTCTGCCGATTACACCTTGTGAATTTTGGCTTCTCAATTTTggggaaatttataaaatttggaTTGGAGCCCAATACTGTGACATTTACTACCTTAATTAATGGGCTCTGCATAGATGGTAAAATCAATGGAGCAGTAGATTTGTTCAATGATATGGTTAGTGGAGGATATCAACCTAATGTTCATACCTACAATGTGATAGTAAATGCTCTATGTAAATCTGGGAAAACAAATGTGGCTATTAAGTTGCTAAAGGGAATGGGTGAGAGAGGTTGTGAGCCAGATGTTGTGACATACAATGCAATTATGGACGCCCTTTGCAAGGATAAGCTAATTATTGAGGCTTTAAACCTCTTCTCCCAAATGAGGAATAAATGTATTTCACCTAGTGTCATCACTTACAATTGCTTAATTCAAGGTATTTGCAATTTGGGCAAATGGAATcaagctttggccttgttgaaaGAAATGGCGGGACAAAACATATCACCAAGCATTTTTACCTTCACTATATTGATTGACACTCTTTGTAAGGAAGGACTGGTTTCAAAAGctcaagaaataatgaaaataatgatcCAACAAGGGGTGAAGCCTGATGTTGTCACCTACAATTCATTGATGGATGGATTTTGTCTGTGTAATCAAATGGATGAAGCTacaaaattatttgatcaaatggtaagtGGTGGCATAGCTGATGTCCGTAGCTACAACATCTTGATTAATGGATACTGCAAGAGCAGAAAGATAGATGAAGCAACAAAACTTTTTGATGAAATGCTTAAAACTAGTGTAGTTCCCAACACTGTTACTTATACTACTTTTATAAAGGGATTATGGGAAGCTGGGCGACCTGGAAATGCACTTGAGGTTTTCAAGAGCATGTGTTCTTATGGTCAACAACCAAATGTAATAACTTTCTCAACTATTCTCAATGGCTTGTGCAAACAGGGGAATCTTGATGAGGCACTCACACTATTTAAAGCAATGGAAAAAAGTCGGTTGAAGGTTAATTGTGTGAGCTATAACATTTTGATTAATGGTATGTGTAGAGCTGGGAGGCTTACTGATGCCAAGGAATTGTTTTCTAGGCTTTTTGAAAAAGGTTTACAACCTGATGTTTATACATATAGTATAATAATAAAAGGACTTTGCAATGAAGGTTTACTAGATGAAGCATACAAAGTCTTTAGAGGAATGGAAGAGTGTGGATGTTTACCGAATGATTGCTGTTATAATGTGATTATTCAAGGGTTTCTCAGGCATAAAGATATACCAGAGGCAACACTACTTATTGATGAAATGGTTGATAAAGGATTCTCTGCAGATGCCACCACCTTTGAATTGGTAATACATTTATTGCGCAATGACGATCTCATTCTGACAAAACTACGAAATCATTCCAAATGTTCTAAAGGTGCAAATTTTAAGTGA